From one Streptomyces sp. ICC1 genomic stretch:
- a CDS encoding TIGR04053 family radical SAM/SPASM domain-containing protein yields MTPHPTRGPVPATHRTIVRRPRHAVGERPFIVIWEATRACPLACLHCRAEAQTARHPEELDGADARRVMDQIAAFGKPGPLFVITGGDPFQRADLTDLVAYGTSLGLRVAVSPSGTPTLTPENLVAVREAGAIALSLSLDGSTAGRHDAFRGVPGVFDWTLDGWRAARELGLKVQINTTVTRGSLEDLADIASLVKREGAMLWSGFVLVPTGRGEQLDSLTAAEVEDVLHFLYDCGAVMATKTTEGHHFRRVALQRTVLEARGERPVLGGLYGRLSDRARELGLFEGERRAVRRPPMDVSSGRGFVFISHTGEVHPSGFLPVSAGNVKNHPLTEIYRGSALFTKLRDPSLLRGKCGACEFKTVCGGSRSRAYGFTRDVLEADPYCAYEPGSFPYQEDLKALAESMRR; encoded by the coding sequence GAGCGGCCCTTCATCGTGATCTGGGAGGCGACGCGGGCCTGCCCGCTGGCCTGTCTGCACTGCCGGGCCGAGGCGCAGACCGCCCGCCACCCCGAGGAGCTCGACGGCGCGGACGCCCGCCGGGTGATGGACCAGATCGCCGCCTTCGGCAAGCCCGGCCCGCTCTTCGTGATCACCGGCGGGGACCCCTTCCAGCGCGCCGACCTCACCGACCTCGTGGCGTACGGGACCTCGCTGGGCCTGCGCGTCGCCGTGTCCCCCTCCGGTACGCCCACGCTGACGCCGGAGAACCTGGTGGCGGTGCGCGAGGCGGGCGCCATCGCGCTCTCCCTCTCGCTGGACGGTTCGACGGCCGGGCGCCACGACGCCTTCCGGGGCGTTCCCGGCGTGTTCGACTGGACGCTGGACGGCTGGCGGGCCGCCCGGGAGCTCGGGCTCAAGGTCCAGATCAACACCACGGTCACCCGCGGCAGCCTGGAGGACCTCGCCGACATCGCCTCGCTCGTCAAGCGCGAGGGCGCGATGCTGTGGTCCGGCTTCGTCCTGGTCCCGACCGGGCGCGGCGAGCAGTTGGACTCGCTCACGGCCGCCGAGGTCGAGGACGTCCTGCACTTCCTCTACGACTGCGGGGCCGTGATGGCCACCAAGACGACCGAGGGCCACCACTTCCGGCGGGTCGCGCTGCAGCGCACCGTCCTCGAAGCCCGCGGCGAGCGGCCGGTCCTGGGCGGGCTGTACGGGCGCCTGTCGGACCGCGCCCGCGAGCTCGGGCTGTTCGAGGGCGAGCGGCGGGCCGTGCGCCGCCCGCCGATGGACGTCTCCTCGGGCCGCGGGTTCGTCTTCATCTCGCACACGGGCGAGGTGCACCCCAGCGGCTTCCTGCCCGTCTCCGCGGGCAACGTGAAGAACCACCCGCTGACCGAGATCTACCGGGGCTCCGCACTGTTCACCAAGCTCCGCGATCCGTCGCTGCTGCGCGGCAAGTGCGGGGCGTGCGAGTTCAAGACGGTGTGCGGGGGGTCGCGCTCGCGGGCGTACGGCTTCACCCGCGACGTGCTGGAGGCCGACCCGTACTGCGCGTACGAGCCGGGCAGCTTCCCGTACCAGGAGGACCTCAAGGCGCTGGCCGAAAGCATGAGGCGCTGA
- the hemG gene encoding protoporphyrinogen oxidase, whose translation MRSVIVIGGGISGLAAAWQLRGQADVTVLESHAKVGGKLRTGTIAGITVDEGAESLMALRPEAVELAAAVGLGEALCDPAKAPTTIWTNGGLRPLPAGHVMGVPTDPSTLIGTGLLSPEGVARVAAEETLPATPLTEDCSVTAYLSARFGQEAVDRLIEPMLGGVYAGLADRLSLRAAMPRIAALAEQGTPLLPALRRMRAAGAPRSAAVAVQGVVGGTGRFPAAVAEACGARILTGTTARSLQRTAGDRWRVQAMTGDGALTMEADAVVLALPAFAAAELLRPHSPLAEAELSSIPHASTAVITMAFSRAQAHFLPQGNGFLVPPVDGHTLKAASFLSNKWSWLNDAAPETFVLRASIGRIGEDELLSRPDRHLVRSAIAELHRAVGPMGEPLATRVTRWDRGLPQYGVGHRDRVARIREAAGKLPGIALCGAAYEGVGVAACVATGRAAARQVLAEA comes from the coding sequence ATGCGTTCAGTGATCGTCATCGGTGGCGGCATCAGCGGTCTGGCCGCCGCGTGGCAGTTGCGCGGCCAGGCCGATGTGACCGTGCTGGAGAGCCACGCCAAGGTCGGCGGGAAGCTCCGTACCGGCACCATCGCCGGAATCACCGTCGACGAGGGCGCCGAATCCCTCATGGCCCTGCGCCCGGAGGCCGTGGAACTGGCCGCCGCCGTCGGACTGGGCGAGGCCCTGTGCGATCCGGCGAAGGCCCCCACCACCATCTGGACCAACGGCGGGCTGCGCCCGCTGCCCGCCGGCCACGTGATGGGCGTCCCCACCGACCCCTCGACGCTGATCGGCACCGGCCTGCTCTCCCCCGAGGGCGTCGCGCGCGTCGCCGCGGAGGAGACCCTCCCGGCCACCCCGCTGACCGAGGACTGCTCGGTCACCGCGTACCTGTCGGCCCGCTTCGGCCAGGAGGCCGTCGACCGGCTGATCGAGCCCATGCTGGGCGGCGTCTACGCCGGCCTCGCCGACCGGCTCTCGCTGCGCGCGGCCATGCCCCGGATCGCGGCCCTCGCCGAACAGGGCACCCCGCTCCTGCCGGCCCTGCGCCGGATGCGCGCGGCGGGCGCCCCGCGTTCGGCGGCCGTGGCCGTCCAGGGCGTCGTCGGCGGCACCGGCCGCTTCCCGGCGGCGGTCGCCGAAGCCTGCGGGGCCCGCATCCTCACCGGCACGACGGCCCGCTCCCTGCAGCGGACCGCCGGCGACCGCTGGCGCGTGCAGGCCATGACCGGCGACGGCGCGCTGACGATGGAGGCGGACGCGGTCGTCCTCGCGCTGCCCGCCTTCGCCGCGGCGGAGCTGCTGCGCCCCCACTCGCCCCTCGCCGAGGCCGAGCTCTCCTCGATCCCGCACGCCTCGACGGCCGTGATCACCATGGCCTTCTCCCGCGCCCAGGCCCACTTCCTCCCCCAGGGCAACGGCTTCCTGGTCCCGCCGGTCGACGGCCACACCCTCAAGGCCGCGTCCTTCCTCTCCAACAAGTGGTCCTGGCTGAACGACGCGGCCCCCGAGACCTTCGTGCTGCGCGCGTCCATCGGCCGCATCGGCGAGGACGAGCTGCTCAGCCGGCCCGACCGGCACCTGGTCCGCTCCGCCATCGCCGAACTGCACCGCGCGGTGGGCCCGATGGGCGAACCCCTGGCCACCCGCGTCACCCGCTGGGACCGGGGCCTGCCCCAGTACGGCGTCGGCCACCGCGACCGCGTCGCCCGCATCCGCGAGGCCGCCGGCAAGCTCCCGGGCATCGCCCTGTGCGGCGCGGCCTACGAGGGCGTCGGCGTGGCCGCCTGCGTCGCGACGGGCCGCGCGGCGGCCCGGCAGGTCCTCGCGGAGGCGTAG
- a CDS encoding Pycsar system effector family protein, whose amino-acid sequence MTQSSTTPADTTTARLAQARTDVIAEMGRTDAKASALLTVLGIPLTVLIAAVPGRDLPTAATVLVGLGAAGLAAAMLLVLAIVLPRLGGDARGSYLHWATCTPEQVSADLAVDRSAERLVVLSKIALKKMRALRVAIFTTAGALGALALALAATLV is encoded by the coding sequence ATGACGCAGTCCTCCACCACCCCGGCCGACACCACCACCGCGCGCCTCGCGCAGGCCCGCACCGACGTCATCGCCGAGATGGGCCGGACCGACGCCAAGGCCTCCGCGCTCCTCACTGTCCTGGGAATCCCGCTCACGGTCCTCATCGCCGCCGTCCCTGGCCGCGACCTCCCCACCGCCGCCACCGTCCTCGTCGGGCTCGGCGCCGCCGGCCTGGCCGCCGCGATGCTCCTGGTCCTCGCGATCGTCCTGCCCCGCCTCGGCGGGGACGCCCGCGGCTCCTACCTCCACTGGGCCACCTGCACGCCCGAGCAGGTGAGTGCCGACCTCGCCGTCGACCGCAGCGCCGAACGGCTCGTAGTCCTCTCCAAGATCGCCCTCAAGAAGATGCGGGCCCTGCGGGTCGCCATCTTCACCACGGCGGGCGCCCTCGGCGCCCTCGCCCTGGCCCTCGCCGCCACCCTCGTCTGA
- a CDS encoding DUF4097 family beta strand repeat-containing protein, with the protein MPQTRTLTAPQAGPITIDASLLGAHGTVTIRTDRTIKAAEIAIRTTDESGPSADAVHGARLQWDARGALVAHVKGNGSQGTNLVTGTGGIHVVQNFGVITGTVTGVVITGNGNSVTVGGRRADSRQGVVTLPSSSPIEITARVPEGSSVLVRTHSGDILATGTFAAVAATTQSGEVSVPGKAEQVTASTQSGAIDVNDSPSLHVQTQSGGIRLGRTDVAEATTMSGSVTVADFGGTARLNTMSGAIRVHANAGGDITAKSMSGSITVTATDQAQADGLDVKANSMSGRVTTPQRRSISGPRRRTS; encoded by the coding sequence ATGCCGCAGACCCGTACCCTCACCGCCCCGCAGGCCGGTCCCATCACCATCGACGCCAGCCTCCTGGGCGCCCACGGGACCGTCACCATCCGCACCGACCGCACCATCAAGGCCGCCGAGATCGCCATCCGCACCACCGACGAGAGCGGCCCCAGCGCCGACGCGGTCCACGGCGCCCGCCTCCAGTGGGACGCCCGCGGCGCGCTCGTCGCCCACGTCAAGGGCAACGGGAGCCAGGGCACCAACCTGGTGACGGGCACCGGCGGTATCCACGTCGTCCAGAACTTCGGCGTGATCACCGGAACGGTCACCGGAGTGGTCATCACCGGCAACGGCAACAGCGTCACCGTCGGCGGCCGACGAGCCGACAGCCGCCAGGGGGTCGTCACCCTGCCCAGCAGCTCGCCGATCGAGATCACGGCGAGGGTCCCCGAGGGCAGCTCGGTCCTGGTCCGCACCCACTCCGGCGACATCCTGGCCACCGGCACGTTCGCCGCCGTCGCGGCCACCACCCAGTCCGGGGAAGTCAGCGTCCCCGGGAAGGCCGAGCAGGTCACTGCCTCCACCCAGTCCGGCGCCATCGACGTGAACGACTCGCCCAGCCTTCACGTCCAGACGCAGTCCGGAGGCATCCGGCTCGGCCGCACCGACGTCGCCGAGGCCACCACGATGTCCGGCTCCGTCACCGTCGCCGACTTCGGCGGCACCGCCCGCCTCAACACGATGTCCGGCGCGATCCGCGTGCACGCCAATGCCGGCGGCGACATCACTGCGAAGTCGATGTCCGGCTCCATCACGGTCACCGCCACCGACCAGGCGCAGGCTGACGGCCTCGACGTGAAGGCCAACAGCATGTCCGGGAGGGTTACCACCCCCCAGCGCAGGAGCATTTCCGGCCCTCGCCGCCGCACCAGCTGA
- a CDS encoding NUDIX hydrolase produces the protein MTETFETIRYTADVVAMTPDGRVLLIERDWPPYEGMLALPGGHVDEGETSRSAAARELAEETGVQVDPEELLQLGVWDRPGRDPRGRYVTVAYVAVVPADTTAVAGDDARTTRWVPWDELPEQLAFDHASILAAAVKPGQTR, from the coding sequence ATGACCGAGACGTTCGAGACCATCCGCTACACGGCCGACGTGGTCGCGATGACGCCCGACGGCCGGGTCCTGCTGATCGAGCGGGACTGGCCGCCGTACGAAGGCATGCTCGCCTTGCCGGGCGGTCATGTGGACGAAGGGGAGACGAGCAGGTCGGCGGCCGCGCGCGAACTGGCCGAGGAGACCGGCGTCCAGGTCGACCCCGAGGAGCTGCTCCAGCTCGGCGTCTGGGACCGGCCCGGCCGTGACCCGCGCGGCCGCTACGTCACGGTCGCGTACGTCGCCGTCGTCCCCGCCGACACCACGGCCGTCGCGGGAGACGACGCCCGCACCACCCGCTGGGTGCCGTGGGACGAGCTGCCGGAGCAGCTGGCGTTCGACCACGCCAGCATCCTCGCCGCGGCCGTGAAGCCGGGTCAGACCCGTTAG
- a CDS encoding pRL2-19 has protein sequence MTGLPDPAQMSHRMLIAVLMHHGGSLDLPAAALDRDATGTADAHHAVQLATLDDGTMRLSVVARPPVDDAGIEVRDL, from the coding sequence GTGACCGGCCTGCCCGACCCGGCGCAGATGTCGCACCGCATGCTGATCGCCGTCCTCATGCACCACGGCGGATCCCTGGACCTGCCCGCCGCCGCCCTCGACCGGGACGCGACCGGCACCGCAGACGCCCACCACGCCGTGCAGCTCGCCACCCTCGACGATGGCACCATGCGGCTCTCCGTCGTCGCCCGCCCGCCCGTCGACGACGCTGGTATCGAAGTCCGGGACCTCTGA
- the mobF gene encoding MobF family relaxase, whose translation MAWVTEISADEQVDYRLRRHAGCGVAESTGAVIEPEQAQGVDSQDLAVGYRLKSDGVLVWMGSGLSEVGLAEGQALDHEGEEAARRLMKGCHPKTGARLAGTPTSVRAHESATLTVAPLVKAIEAAAEKAGVEPKDLLEGKPYQQKKLAQQQRMVTRKGEAHRLHVETLHKLARAAGLDLAEVYGTAVVATAWENKDLRVDSRVRGWDLVLDLPKSDSVLAGLMGEGQEAEYRAIVHQAKVETFRQLERWIGYGVGSEDGRPVRLATGGLVGWSVEHRSARPMGDGAPGDPHLHLHTVIANMALCEDGQWRSIANSGRDLYRHASAADAYFKARVRSLAHEKFGVERTQSEVTRAWEIDGVPEQLRDAFSRRSAMVTEELGEDATREEQQRLGAQTRRAKHNAGTDGMRASWRQRAEAAGVDVDEMVAAAAPGGPGPDGGVALAGPGGGPRIPPPDVIAAVVFDPETGLTASNKAFSRAELLAAVANALPYGIGAEPAALERLVDDVLGVEGYAVGLPHIGSTVMSSTDRFTTQDVLDAEHVAVTQAVARFGDRSVVLTADQAAAALSVFEVASGFALSAQQRQAVTRLLTAGNGIEAVIGVAGAGKSTLMDACRIAWDATGTTYAGACLSAVGAQGLQDASAIPSRTVAAWLQQIESGTGLTGIDVLVLDEAVMTDDRSAAKLLTEAARTGTQIIAVGDPQQLQAIGIGGWFREVHRLVDGEVLTENRRQEVEAERHALEVWRTGDHQQALEMLAAGGRVHAVETADEARSEMLTAWDELRRQWPDEQDLLSKLVVLAPRNTDVDALNAGAQQIRRAAGELGDEHTYALPGGAHLTLAEGDVVRVRVNDYRSRRGEGPDVLNGYRAVITEVTDDHRVQITWRAKDRTAESGWRNESAWMKPEDIASGSLSLGYAMTVAASQGLTCDTSLMYGLGANAFATYPGITRARQANHIWLPLQAIEDRATQARLGAARSETELLERAIQSFAKYLGQSSPDGMISDELRAAPEPVRLPQQVEHVAARDGAAASLRQAEPEPAERQDKAAERTVAQAREEADANARRVVSARAARSKSASVQRMAEAKSRRDADRQAALADKLAAQVAQAQQEAAPPQADVEVAAQESPAALSPEQTAQLAQLQLDREMREVPAATSRPYGLRTDQELAQNITYFGTRAEDYREKATKAREAHEAFRARLDREAATGTTSGQQWAKDADAVLHTAVELLGTHLREAENAERAADKAKEAREILREVDKYRNARWLALRLAGTSRKEVQELSGHHLGQALEGDAEVQRARQASRDAKDAAWETVRSSKYAQLLGATSYPPREAHELGEKLAQMRAALPQRAQDIDAINERKAAGLHGDAVKSGEQAVYWSGHAQLAQTEQARRQQIAGKFPQLHEQETSARLVEQQRQAAAAAEQRRQQREAAQYDPPSYSAPTQTQSGPSMSL comes from the coding sequence GTGGCGTGGGTGACGGAGATCAGCGCGGACGAGCAGGTCGACTACCGGCTGCGCCGTCATGCCGGATGCGGCGTGGCGGAGAGCACCGGGGCGGTCATCGAGCCGGAGCAGGCCCAAGGCGTCGACTCGCAGGATCTCGCGGTTGGTTACCGTCTGAAGTCGGACGGGGTGCTCGTGTGGATGGGCTCCGGGCTGTCCGAGGTCGGTCTCGCCGAGGGCCAGGCGCTCGATCACGAGGGTGAGGAAGCGGCCCGCCGGCTGATGAAGGGCTGCCACCCAAAGACGGGAGCGCGTCTGGCGGGGACGCCGACGTCGGTCCGCGCCCACGAGTCGGCGACGCTCACGGTGGCCCCGTTGGTGAAGGCGATCGAGGCCGCAGCGGAGAAGGCCGGGGTGGAGCCGAAGGACCTGCTGGAGGGCAAGCCGTACCAGCAGAAGAAACTCGCCCAGCAGCAGCGGATGGTCACCCGCAAAGGGGAGGCGCACCGGCTGCACGTCGAGACGCTCCACAAGCTGGCCCGTGCCGCCGGCCTCGACCTCGCCGAGGTATACGGGACCGCCGTGGTGGCGACGGCGTGGGAGAACAAGGACCTCCGCGTCGACTCCCGCGTTCGGGGATGGGACCTGGTCCTGGATCTGCCGAAGAGCGACAGCGTGCTCGCGGGGCTGATGGGTGAGGGCCAGGAGGCGGAGTACCGGGCGATCGTCCACCAGGCGAAGGTGGAGACGTTCCGTCAGCTGGAGCGGTGGATCGGCTACGGCGTCGGCTCCGAGGACGGCCGCCCGGTCCGCCTCGCGACGGGCGGACTGGTCGGCTGGTCCGTCGAGCACCGCTCGGCCCGTCCGATGGGCGACGGCGCCCCGGGCGATCCGCACCTGCACCTGCACACCGTCATCGCGAACATGGCGCTCTGCGAGGACGGGCAGTGGCGCTCGATCGCCAACAGCGGCCGCGATCTGTACCGGCACGCGAGCGCGGCCGACGCCTACTTCAAGGCGCGGGTCAGGTCGCTGGCGCACGAGAAGTTCGGCGTCGAGCGTACCCAGTCGGAGGTCACCCGGGCGTGGGAGATCGACGGGGTGCCCGAGCAGCTGCGTGACGCGTTCAGCCGTCGCTCGGCGATGGTCACCGAGGAGCTCGGCGAGGATGCCACCCGGGAGGAGCAGCAGCGCCTGGGCGCGCAGACCCGACGGGCCAAACACAACGCCGGAACGGACGGGATGCGGGCCTCGTGGCGCCAGCGCGCCGAGGCCGCCGGCGTCGACGTGGACGAGATGGTCGCGGCCGCCGCGCCCGGCGGTCCGGGCCCCGACGGCGGCGTTGCACTCGCGGGGCCCGGCGGGGGTCCGCGGATCCCGCCGCCGGACGTGATCGCCGCGGTGGTCTTCGACCCAGAGACCGGACTCACCGCGAGCAACAAGGCCTTCAGCCGGGCGGAGCTCCTGGCCGCCGTCGCCAACGCCCTCCCGTACGGGATCGGGGCGGAGCCGGCCGCGCTGGAGCGCCTCGTCGACGATGTGCTGGGGGTCGAGGGGTACGCGGTCGGCCTGCCGCACATCGGCTCCACCGTCATGTCCTCCACCGACCGGTTCACGACCCAGGACGTCCTGGACGCCGAGCACGTCGCCGTCACCCAGGCCGTGGCCCGCTTCGGCGACCGCAGCGTCGTCCTGACGGCAGACCAGGCCGCAGCCGCGCTCTCCGTGTTCGAGGTCGCCTCGGGCTTCGCGCTGTCCGCGCAGCAGCGCCAGGCGGTGACGCGTCTGCTGACCGCCGGGAACGGCATCGAGGCCGTCATCGGCGTCGCGGGCGCGGGCAAGTCCACGCTGATGGACGCCTGCCGGATCGCATGGGATGCCACCGGCACCACGTACGCCGGCGCCTGCCTGTCGGCAGTCGGCGCGCAGGGTCTGCAGGACGCCTCCGCGATCCCCTCGCGCACGGTCGCGGCCTGGCTCCAGCAGATCGAGAGCGGCACCGGCCTGACCGGGATCGACGTCCTGGTCCTCGACGAGGCGGTGATGACGGACGACCGGTCCGCTGCCAAGCTCCTCACGGAGGCCGCGCGGACCGGCACGCAGATCATCGCCGTCGGCGACCCGCAGCAGCTCCAGGCGATCGGGATCGGCGGGTGGTTCCGCGAGGTCCACCGCCTGGTCGACGGCGAGGTCCTCACCGAGAACCGCCGCCAGGAGGTCGAGGCCGAACGGCACGCGCTGGAGGTCTGGCGGACCGGCGACCACCAGCAGGCGCTGGAGATGCTCGCCGCCGGCGGACGCGTGCACGCGGTGGAGACCGCGGACGAGGCCCGTTCCGAGATGCTCACCGCGTGGGACGAGCTGCGCCGGCAGTGGCCCGACGAGCAGGACCTGCTGTCCAAGCTCGTCGTCCTGGCCCCCCGCAACACGGACGTGGACGCGTTGAACGCGGGCGCCCAGCAGATCCGGCGGGCCGCGGGCGAACTCGGCGACGAGCACACCTACGCCCTGCCCGGCGGCGCCCACCTCACCCTCGCCGAGGGCGACGTCGTCCGCGTCCGCGTCAACGACTACCGCTCCCGCCGCGGCGAGGGCCCCGACGTGCTGAACGGGTACCGGGCCGTCATCACAGAGGTCACCGACGACCACCGCGTACAGATCACGTGGAGGGCCAAGGACCGCACGGCGGAGTCCGGCTGGAGGAACGAGTCGGCGTGGATGAAGCCCGAGGACATCGCGTCCGGCTCGCTCTCCCTCGGGTACGCGATGACCGTCGCGGCCTCTCAGGGGCTCACGTGCGACACCTCACTGATGTACGGGCTCGGCGCGAACGCGTTCGCGACGTACCCGGGCATCACCCGCGCCCGGCAGGCCAACCACATCTGGCTCCCCTTGCAGGCCATCGAGGACCGGGCCACCCAGGCCCGCCTCGGCGCCGCGCGCTCCGAGACCGAGCTCCTTGAGCGCGCCATCCAGTCCTTCGCGAAGTACCTGGGCCAGTCGAGCCCGGACGGGATGATCTCGGACGAGCTGCGGGCCGCGCCGGAGCCGGTGCGCCTGCCCCAGCAGGTCGAGCACGTGGCCGCCCGCGACGGCGCCGCGGCCTCCCTGCGCCAAGCCGAACCGGAGCCAGCCGAACGCCAGGACAAGGCCGCCGAACGCACCGTCGCGCAGGCCCGGGAAGAAGCGGATGCCAACGCCCGGCGTGTGGTCTCCGCTCGCGCCGCGCGGTCCAAGTCGGCGTCCGTGCAGAGGATGGCGGAGGCGAAGAGCCGGCGCGACGCCGACCGCCAGGCCGCCCTCGCGGACAAGCTCGCCGCCCAGGTCGCTCAGGCCCAGCAGGAGGCCGCGCCACCGCAGGCGGACGTCGAGGTTGCTGCCCAGGAGAGTCCGGCCGCGCTCAGCCCCGAGCAGACGGCCCAGCTCGCCCAGCTGCAGCTGGACCGCGAGATGCGGGAGGTTCCCGCCGCGACCTCACGGCCCTACGGGCTGCGGACCGACCAGGAGCTCGCGCAGAACATCACCTACTTCGGCACCCGGGCCGAGGACTACAGGGAGAAGGCGACCAAAGCCCGCGAGGCACACGAGGCGTTCCGGGCCCGCCTCGACCGGGAGGCAGCCACCGGCACCACCTCCGGACAGCAGTGGGCTAAGGACGCCGACGCCGTACTGCACACCGCCGTGGAACTGCTGGGCACCCACCTCAGGGAGGCCGAGAACGCCGAGCGGGCAGCCGACAAGGCCAAGGAGGCCCGGGAGATCCTCCGGGAGGTCGACAAGTACCGCAACGCCCGCTGGCTCGCCCTGCGCCTGGCCGGCACCAGCCGCAAGGAGGTCCAGGAGCTGAGCGGGCACCACCTCGGGCAGGCCCTGGAAGGCGACGCGGAGGTCCAGCGGGCCCGGCAAGCGAGCCGTGACGCGAAGGACGCGGCGTGGGAGACCGTCCGCAGCAGCAAGTACGCCCAGCTGCTCGGGGCGACCAGCTACCCGCCCCGGGAGGCCCACGAGCTCGGCGAGAAGCTGGCCCAGATGCGGGCCGCCCTGCCCCAGCGCGCCCAGGACATCGACGCCATCAACGAGCGGAAGGCTGCTGGCCTCCACGGGGACGCCGTGAAGTCCGGGGAGCAGGCCGTCTACTGGAGCGGCCACGCCCAGCTCGCGCAGACCGAACAGGCCCGGCGCCAGCAGATCGCCGGGAAGTTCCCCCAGCTGCACGAGCAGGAGACCAGCGCCCGCCTGGTCGAGCAGCAGCGACAGGCCGCCGCAGCCGCCGAGCAGCGCAGGCAGCAGCGGGAGGCCGCGCAGTACGACCCGCCGTCCTACAGCGCGCCGACGCAGACGCAGTCAGGGCCGAGCATGAGTCTGTGA
- a CDS encoding DUF6879 family protein, with amino-acid sequence MKQNDVVPGFDVLLDGAQHSALHLEMRDGYGVAAESAGFADWLTTGTRNTDPDSDYWAFWTGLVRRTVARGVTVRRARIVSEPLSDYSEYSHAGAVVNIAAGEEIRYLPRRHASDIALPGNDFWLIDGRLIRWNHFTGNGTPAGGEMSDDPTVAALCAAAFTAVWERAVPYEDYKP; translated from the coding sequence ATGAAGCAGAACGACGTCGTGCCGGGCTTTGACGTCCTGCTGGACGGCGCCCAGCACTCTGCCCTCCACCTGGAGATGCGCGACGGGTACGGAGTCGCGGCGGAGTCCGCCGGCTTCGCCGACTGGCTGACCACCGGTACCCGCAACACCGACCCCGACTCGGACTACTGGGCGTTCTGGACCGGCCTGGTCCGCCGCACCGTCGCCCGCGGGGTGACCGTGCGGCGGGCCCGGATCGTCTCCGAGCCGCTGTCGGACTACTCGGAGTACAGCCACGCCGGGGCGGTGGTGAACATCGCGGCCGGCGAGGAGATCCGCTACCTGCCCCGCCGCCACGCCTCCGACATCGCGCTCCCCGGCAACGACTTCTGGCTGATCGACGGCCGCCTCATCCGCTGGAACCACTTCACCGGCAACGGCACCCCCGCCGGAGGAGAAATGTCCGACGACCCCACCGTCGCCGCACTGTGCGCGGCCGCGTTCACGGCCGTGTGGGAACGCGCCGTCCCCTACGAGGACTACAAGCCCTAG
- a CDS encoding helix-turn-helix transcriptional regulator encodes MTSPLSSAQAARTALATRLRHLRLDAGLAGHQLSVACGWHPAKTSRIENTRALPSDADIRAWCTACGADGQAEDLIAAARSATSMYVEWKRLNRAGLASLQKEIVPLVERTRAFRVYCSHVVPGLLQTPEYAAAVITAYGTFHGAADDVEAAAAARVKRSRVLHKRGRQFAFLIEESVLHSRIAAPETIAAQLEHLAELARLPQISLGVVATRAPRPLWSMESFTIYDDVQVGIELLSARVTITAPGEVATYEQAFADLAATAVYGAGAIALIQRAAAAHG; translated from the coding sequence ATGACCTCGCCCCTGTCCAGTGCCCAGGCCGCCCGCACCGCGCTCGCCACGCGCCTGCGGCACCTTCGCCTGGACGCGGGTCTGGCCGGCCACCAGCTCTCGGTCGCGTGCGGCTGGCACCCGGCGAAGACCTCCCGGATCGAGAACACCAGGGCCCTGCCCTCCGACGCCGACATCCGCGCCTGGTGTACGGCCTGCGGCGCCGACGGCCAGGCCGAGGACCTGATCGCCGCCGCCCGCAGCGCCACCTCCATGTACGTGGAGTGGAAGCGCCTGAACCGGGCCGGGCTGGCCAGCCTGCAGAAGGAGATCGTCCCCCTGGTCGAGCGCACCCGCGCCTTCCGCGTGTACTGCTCCCACGTCGTCCCCGGCCTGCTGCAGACACCCGAGTACGCGGCCGCCGTCATCACCGCGTACGGCACGTTCCACGGTGCTGCCGACGACGTCGAGGCCGCAGCGGCGGCCCGGGTGAAGCGGTCCAGGGTCCTGCACAAGCGCGGCCGCCAGTTCGCCTTCCTCATCGAGGAATCCGTTCTGCACTCCCGCATCGCCGCCCCGGAGACCATTGCCGCCCAGCTGGAGCACTTGGCCGAGCTCGCCAGGCTGCCGCAGATCTCCCTCGGCGTGGTCGCCACCCGCGCCCCGCGGCCGCTGTGGTCGATGGAGTCCTTCACCATCTACGACGACGTCCAGGTCGGCATCGAGCTGCTGTCCGCACGGGTCACCATCACCGCGCCCGGCGAGGTCGCCACCTACGAGCAGGCCTTCGCCGACCTCGCCGCAACCGCCGTCTACGGGGCCGGCGCCATCGCCCTGATCCAGCGGGCCGCCGCAGCGCACGGGTGA